One segment of Castanea sativa cultivar Marrone di Chiusa Pesio chromosome 3, ASM4071231v1 DNA contains the following:
- the LOC142629634 gene encoding glutathione synthetase, chloroplastic, whose product MGAAYSSCSTHSLTFSSQTLFSFPTITTKTSSKSNLESKFNTCLYPTNKISNTHLAKPIKTMAQTSFPCSGLAVKCGKVEEVETQEEGCVRKPPPMFDYHGIDLDLIQEMVYDSLVWSSLHGLVVGDKSAQRSGKVPGVGLVHAPFALLPVPFPESHWTQACELAPIFSELVDRVSLDGKFLQDSLSRTKKADSFTSRLLDIHSKTLEINKKEEIRLGLHRSDYMLDEQTKLLLQIELNTISSSFPGLSCLVNELQRSLLTQHGEDLGLDPKRIPSNSAVSHFVEAFAKAWNEYNNPRAVVMFVVQAEERNMYDQHWLSAVLNERHNIKTIRKTLAEIDAEGELLPDGTLLVGGKAIAVVYFRAGYTPNDYPSELEWRARLLMEQSSAIKCPSISYHLAGTKKIQQELAKPNVLERFLDNKEDIAKLRECFAGLWSLDDSDIVEKAIEKPELFVMKPQREGGGNNIYGVDVRETLQRLQKEGTDGNAAYILMQRIFPTVLPTFLMRDGICHKDHAISELGIYGAYLRNKDKVIMNDQCGFLMRTKTSSSDEGGVAAGFAVLDSIYLT is encoded by the exons ATGGGTGCTGCTTATTCCTCTTGCTCCACTCACTCCCTCACTTTTTCCTCTCAGACCCTTTTCTCCTTCCCTACTATCACCACCAAAACCTCATCAAAATCCAATCTTGAATCAAAATTCAACACATGTTTGTACCCAACAAACAAAATCTCCAATACACATCTGGCAAAACCAATAAAAACCATGGCACAGACCTCTTTTCCTTGTTCAGGTTTGGCTGTGAAGTGTGGGAAAGTTGAGGAGGTGGAGACTCAGGAAGAGGGGTGTGTGAGAAAACCACCACCCATGTTTGATTATCATGGGATTGACCTGGATTTGATTCAGGAGATGGTTTATGATTCTCTTGTTTGGAGCTCTCTCCATGGCCTTGTTGTTGGTGACAAGTCTGCTCAG AGATCAGGAAAAGTGCCTGGTGTAGGCTTGGTACATGCTCCATTTGCCTTATTGCCCGTGCCATTCCCAGAAAGTCATTGGACTCAAGCGTGTGAGTTGGCCCCTATATTCAGTGAACTTGTTGATCGAGTAAGTTTGGATGGAAAATTTCTACAGGACTCATTGTccag AACTAAGAAAGCAGATTCTTTTACCTCTAGACTTTTAGATATTCATTCCAAGACGCTAGAGATTAACAAGAAAGAG GAAATACGCTTGGGGTTACATCGGTCAGATTATATGCTTGATGAACAAACGAAATTGCTCCTCCAAATAGAGCTGAATACAATTTCATCTTCATTCCCTGGCCTCAGTTGTCTTGTCAATGAGCTCCAAAG AAGCTTACTTACTCAACATGGTGAAGACCTTGGATTAGATCCTAAAAGGATTCCTAGCAACTCGGCTGTTAGTCACTTTGTGGAGGCATTTGCTAAAGCCTGGAATGAATATAATAACCCAAG GGCTGTAGTTATGTTTGTGGTTCAGGCTGAAGAACGTAACATGTATGATCAACATTGGCTTTCTGCCGTTCTGAATGAAAG ACATAACATTAAAACTATTCGGAAAACATTGGCAGAAATTGATGCAGAAGGAGAACTTTTACCGGATGGAACGCTTCTTGT GGGTGGCAAAGCAATTGCAGTTGTTTATTTTAGAGCTGGATATACACCAAATGATTATCCCTCAGAATTG GAATGGAGAGCTAGGCTACTTATGGAGCAGTCATCTGCCATCAAGTGCCCATCAATATCTTATCATTTAGCAGGAACCAAGAAGATTCAACAAGAACTTGCAaaacccaatgtacttgagag GTTTCTTGACAATAAAGAGGACATTGCCAAACTGCGGGAATGCTTTGCTGGTTTGTGGAGTTTGGATGACTCAGATATTGTCGAAAAGGCAATTGAAAAGCCTGAGCTTTTTGTTATGAAACCCCAAAGAGAAGGCGGAG GTAACAATATCTATGGTGTTGATGTGAGGGAAACCCTCCAAAGATTGCAGAAGGAAGGGACCGATGGAAATGCAGCTTACATTCTAATGCAAAGGATATTTCCAACTGTTCTCCCCACATTTTTGATGCGTGATGGCATTTGTCATAAAGACCATGCCATATCAGAACTTGGGATCTATGGTGCTTACTTGAG GAACAAGGACAAGGTGATCATGAATGACCAGTGTGGTTTCTTGATGCGGACAAAGACATCTTCATCGGATGAAGGTGGTGTTGCAGCAGGATTTGCAGTCTTAGATAGTATATATTTGACTTGA
- the LOC142628496 gene encoding F-box protein At5g49610-like, whose protein sequence is MVTLCNDVLVDIFSRLPIKCLFQLKCVCQRFNQVINSISSDPKLLPTHDALGLGSVHGFFHFSCHSPQNIRYLSLHPQQQYPIDNIYVSSIHSSHQIVDSCNGLLLLNFVKTNLFTLCNPTTKKHRYIVKPVNWSPNPKQNIGLAYNDHSSTSMISNNHCQLVFVYKMRNLLCGTDIYGFRIFSSKANAWRRVDNRLVCQTGEFVKHGQAVYFNESLHWMRKSGDIIVFDTKENKPRIMRKSHLLGEFKDDMWFGVTNGSINIVHVTRTEVVILALHDYVNGVWKRVRFKTNHWSLKVLCGFCPIFFDGEWIVLQSHGNFLNQFFSYNIRLYEWKKIGDFTDSNDGIHECFPFIPSLAWLDTTSETLNNNFLEENYSNGRYDHFWPMILGTRKRTRVNSQVPSDSRSKRVIRTPARFDDYWSDFL, encoded by the coding sequence ATGGTCACACTATGTAACGATGTCCTTGTTGACATCTTTTCACGTTTACCAATCAAATGTTTGTTCCAGTTGAAGTGCGTTTGTCAACGTTTTAATCAAGTCATCAATTCCATCTCCTCTGATCCTAAGTTGTTGCCAACACATGATGCGCTGGGCCTGGGATCAGTGCATGGTTTCTTTCACTTTTCGTGTCATAGTCCACAAAACATAAGGTATCTTTCTCTTCATCCACAACAACAATACCCCATTGACAATATTTATGTCAGCTCTATTCATTCTTCACATCAAATTGTTGATTCTTGTAATGGCCTTCTTTTACTCAATTTTGTGAAAACCAATCTCTTTACTCTTTGTAACCCAACAACAAAGAAACACAGATATATTGTGAAACCAGTAAATTGGTCTCCAAACCCTAAGCAAAATATTGGGTTGGCTTATAATGATCATTCTAGTACTTCGATGATTTCCAATAATCATTGCCAGTTGGTTTTTGTTTATAAGATGAGGAACCTATTATGTGGAACAGATATATATGGATTTAGAATATTCTCATCTAAGGCGAATGCATGGAGACGAGTGGACAATAGACTAGTGTGTCAAACAGGTGAGTTTGTCAAACATGGTCAAGCGGTTTACTTCAATGAATCTTTGCATTGGATGAGGAAGTCTGGTGatattattgtgtttgataCAAAGGAAAACAAGCCAAGAATTATGAGGAAGTCCCATCTCCTTGGTGAGTTCAAAGATGACATGTGGTTTGGAGTCACAAACGGTTCAATCAATATAGTACATGTTACAAGGACAGAGGTGGTCATCTTGGCACTCCATGATTATGTAAATGGCGTATGGAAGCGTGTTCGATTCAAAACCAATCACTGGTCACTAAAGGTGTTGTGTGGCTTCTGTCCCATCTTTTTTGATGGGGAGTGGATTGTTTTGCAGAGCCATGGAAATTttttgaatcaatttttttcGTATAATATCAGGTTGTATGAATGGAAGAAGATAGGAGATTTTACAGATTCAAATGATGGAATTCACGAGTGCTTTCCTTTTATACCTTCTTTAGCATGGTTGGACACTACCAGTGAGacattgaataataattttctaGAAGAAAATTACTCCAATGGCAGATATGACCACTTTTGGCCTATGATTTTGGgaacaagaaaaagaacaagagTAAATTCTCAAGTTCCATCAGACAGCAGATCAAAAAGAGTGATCCGAACTCCAGCACGGTTTGATGATTATTGGAGTGATTTTCTTTAA
- the LOC142629277 gene encoding uncharacterized protein LOC142629277, translating into MSSLLQLQQRNSLWKSSAHIRRLYSSEALESGFPKPDPKYNETIVAIPRSKSGTNISTKERKAGRVPAILFEQEDGQNGGNKRLISVQTTQIRKLVNHLGRSFFLSRVFDLELRSPAFDDSDNILEKARVLPRLIHLHSATDAPLNVTFIRAPSSALLKVDIPIVYRGEDISPGLRKGAYLNTIKRTVKYLCPADVIPPFIDVDLSELDVGQKLVMGDLNVHPALKLLQSKEDPVCKIMGARVSDQKKSK; encoded by the exons ATGTCGTCTCTACTCCAACTCCAACAACGTAACTCATTGTGGAAATCCTCCGCCCACATACGGCGGCTATACAGCAGCGAAGCCCTGGAATCTGGATTCCCCAAACCGGACCCAAAGTACAACGAGACAATCGTGGCGATCCCCCGGTCCAAGTCCGGAACCAACATCTCCACCAAGGAGCGCAAGGCCGGCCGCGTCCCCGCCATCCTCTTCGAACAGGAGGACGGCCAGAACGGCGGCAACAAGCGCCTCATTTCCGTCCAGACCACTCAGATCCGAAAGCTCGTCAATCACCTCGGCCGCTCCTTCTTCCTCTCTAGAGTCTTTGATCTCGAACTCAGGTCCCCTGCTTTTGACGACTCCGACAATATCCTCGAGAAGGCCCGCGTTTTGCCCCGCTTG attcatCTGCACTCAGCGACAGATGCACCGCTCAATGTTACATTCATAAGAGCCCCCTCAAGTGCTTTGTTGAAAGTTGATATTCCTATCGTTTACAGAGGAGAAGATATATCCCCTGGACTAAGGAAAG GGGCTTATCTGAATACCATCAAACGAACCGTTAAGTATCTTTGTCCGGCTGATGTCATCCCTCCTTTTATTGATGTTGATCTGAGTGAGTTGGACGTGGGCCAAAAGTTGGTAATGGGAGACCTAAATGTTCATCCAGCCTTGAAGCTTCTTCAGTCAAAAGAAGACCCTGTTTGTAAGATTATGGGAGCTAGGGTTTCtgatcaaaagaaatctaaataA